The Anopheles coluzzii chromosome 2, AcolN3, whole genome shotgun sequence genome window below encodes:
- the LOC120953339 gene encoding protein fem-1 homolog B isoform X1 — MTKESEDLEREKETLRERAMMRVYYAAKEGFCTQLLALLSEIKDEEERRAIVNQEFYEDDHQVYTPLIVATLNGHLEVVHILLELAEPDLEKEGCVKVHGELTDGATALWVAAGVGRRNIVKMLLQHGAQVDHCTKKGSTPLRAACFEGRLDVIQYLIEHGANVCTANMYNNTCVMIAAYKNYTDVLQYLLEKGAKVNEQAQCGASALYYAAECGHVEVCEILLDNGAVLSRNTFGLTPALAAAERTREAVVQVFLQRPGLLTKVERIEVMELLGASYANDKDNYSLVKAFHYLLSAMELRYEDPDNIIRKPFFEPVPAYEHWVECQTLQDLLAIRYNHNSLHMESLTIRERILGQNPEVAHAIVFRGAICADNGRFDRCESLWLHALRLRQQNGLQVQRDLLRFVQLFSQEYSINETIRFDSVIAVLGACVDELRYNQQKMANPGPREDLEAVADNYEMNIVTVLYLITIITKLLRKEQFVRTEEQTLQMYQMVYQLNLMMVRLRDDQTLLHLAVNGVTPVDDFHTDDVCRFPCADTVRLLLKCGASVDVVDNDRNTPLHTLTSTLQSAVLRMPDANVKTVVKEITEMLIEAGIHLDAVNADGLKASQVCVQSCVAAFIKSYETRAINLRCLAARVIAQHRIPYRKLIPRQLEAFVQLHCTPKS, encoded by the exons ATGACTAAAGAATCGGAAGACCTGGAGCGGGAAAAGGAAACCCTCCGGGAGCGTGCCATGATGCGGGTGTACTACGCCGCCAAGGAGGGCTTCTGTACGCAACTGTTGGCCTTGCTCAGTGAGATAAAGGATGAGGAAGAACGACGCGCCATCGTGAATCAG GAATTCTACGAAGACGATCACCAGGTGTATACGCCACTGATCGTGGCGACGCTGAACGGCCACCTGGAGGTGGTGCACATCCTGCTCGAGCTGGCCGAACCGGACCTCGAGAAGGAGGGCTGCGTGAAGGTGCACGGCGAGCTGACCGATGGTGCCACCGCCCTGTGGGTAgcggccggcgttggccgccGTAACATCGTCAAGATGCTGCTCCAGCACGGTGCGCAGGTCGATCACTGTACGAAGAAGGGCTCTACGCCACTGCGGGCCGCTTGCTTCGAGGGACGGTTGGATGTGATCCAGTATTTGATCGAGCACGGGGCGAACGTTTGTACGGCGAACATGTACAACAATACGTGTGTGATGATTGCGGCGTACAAGAACTACACCGATGTGCTGCAGTACCTGCTCGAGAAGGGAGCGAAGGTGAACGAGCAGGCTCAGTGCGGTGCATCGGCCCTTTACTATGCGGCCGAATGTGGCCACGTGGAGGTGTGCGAGATACTGCTGGATAATGGGGCGGTACTGTCACGGAACACGTTCGGGTTGACGCCGGCACTGGCAGCTGCCGAGCGAACGCGCGAGGCGGTGGTACAGGTGTTTCTGCAGCGTCCCGGGCTGCTCACCAAGGTGGAGCGTATCGAGGTGATGGAGCTGCTCGGTGCGTCGTACGCGAACGATAAGGATAACTACAGCTTGGTGAAAGCCTTCCACTATCTGCTTTCGGCAATGGAGCTTAG ATACGAAGATCCGGACAACATCATCCGCAAGCCATTCTTTGAGCCCGTTCCCGCCTACGAGCACTGGGTCGAGTGTCAGACGCTGCAGGATCTGCTCGCCATCCGCTACAATCACAACTCGCTGCACATGGAATCACTTACGATCCGTGAGCGCATTCTCGGCCAAAATCCGGAGGTAGCACATGCCATCGTCTTCCGCGGCGCAATCTGTGCCGACAATGGGCGGTTCGATCGGTGTGAAAGCCTGTGGCTGCATGCACTTCGTCTGCGCCAGCAGAACGGGCTGCAGGTGCAGCGCGATCTGCTCCGCTTCGTGCAACTGTTCTCGCAAGAGTATTCGATCAACGAAACGATACGATTCGACAGTGTGATCGCGGTGCTCGGTGCGTGTGTCGATGAGCTGCGCTACAATCAGCAAAAGATGGCCAACCCTGGTCCGCGGGAAGATCTGGAAGCGGTGGCAGATAATTATGAGATGAATATCGTGACGGTGCTGTACCTGATTACGATCATTACGAAGCTGCTGCGCAAGGAGCAGTTCGTGCGGACGGAGGAGCAGACGCTGCAGATGTACCAGATGGTGTACCAGCTGAACTTGATGATGGTGCGCTTGAGGGATGATCAGACGTTGCTACATCTAGCGGTGAACGGTGTTACGCCGGTGGATGACTTTCACACTGATGATGTTTGCAG ATTCCCCTGTGCGGACACTGTTAGGCTGCTGCTGAAATGTGGTGCTTCTGTCGATGTGGTCGACAATGATCGAAATACGCCTTTACACACGCTAACTTCAACT CTACAATCGGCTGTGCTGCGTATGCCGGACGCGAATGTAAAAACGGTAGTGAAAGAAATCACGGAAATGTTAATAGAAGCTGGCATTCATCTCGATGCGGTTAACGCGGACGGGTTGAAAGCATCGCaagtgtgtgtgcaaa GCTGTGTTGCCGCGTTCATCAAAAGCTACGAAACACGTGCCATCAATCTGCGCTGCCTTGCGGCACGAGTGATCGCACAGCATCGGATCCCGTACCGGAAGCTAATACCACGCCAGCTGGAAGCCTTTGTACAGCTGCACTGTACACCGAAAAGCTAG
- the LOC120953339 gene encoding protein fem-1 homolog B isoform X2, whose translation MSIAFPDIIGWKRAHHRVLLSIIFVLEFYEDDHQVYTPLIVATLNGHLEVVHILLELAEPDLEKEGCVKVHGELTDGATALWVAAGVGRRNIVKMLLQHGAQVDHCTKKGSTPLRAACFEGRLDVIQYLIEHGANVCTANMYNNTCVMIAAYKNYTDVLQYLLEKGAKVNEQAQCGASALYYAAECGHVEVCEILLDNGAVLSRNTFGLTPALAAAERTREAVVQVFLQRPGLLTKVERIEVMELLGASYANDKDNYSLVKAFHYLLSAMELRYEDPDNIIRKPFFEPVPAYEHWVECQTLQDLLAIRYNHNSLHMESLTIRERILGQNPEVAHAIVFRGAICADNGRFDRCESLWLHALRLRQQNGLQVQRDLLRFVQLFSQEYSINETIRFDSVIAVLGACVDELRYNQQKMANPGPREDLEAVADNYEMNIVTVLYLITIITKLLRKEQFVRTEEQTLQMYQMVYQLNLMMVRLRDDQTLLHLAVNGVTPVDDFHTDDVCRFPCADTVRLLLKCGASVDVVDNDRNTPLHTLTSTLQSAVLRMPDANVKTVVKEITEMLIEAGIHLDAVNADGLKASQVCVQSCVAAFIKSYETRAINLRCLAARVIAQHRIPYRKLIPRQLEAFVQLHCTPKS comes from the exons ATGAGTATCGCATTCCCAGATATaattggatggaaaagagctCATCACAGGGTGCTACTCAGCATCATCTTCGTCTTG GAATTCTACGAAGACGATCACCAGGTGTATACGCCACTGATCGTGGCGACGCTGAACGGCCACCTGGAGGTGGTGCACATCCTGCTCGAGCTGGCCGAACCGGACCTCGAGAAGGAGGGCTGCGTGAAGGTGCACGGCGAGCTGACCGATGGTGCCACCGCCCTGTGGGTAgcggccggcgttggccgccGTAACATCGTCAAGATGCTGCTCCAGCACGGTGCGCAGGTCGATCACTGTACGAAGAAGGGCTCTACGCCACTGCGGGCCGCTTGCTTCGAGGGACGGTTGGATGTGATCCAGTATTTGATCGAGCACGGGGCGAACGTTTGTACGGCGAACATGTACAACAATACGTGTGTGATGATTGCGGCGTACAAGAACTACACCGATGTGCTGCAGTACCTGCTCGAGAAGGGAGCGAAGGTGAACGAGCAGGCTCAGTGCGGTGCATCGGCCCTTTACTATGCGGCCGAATGTGGCCACGTGGAGGTGTGCGAGATACTGCTGGATAATGGGGCGGTACTGTCACGGAACACGTTCGGGTTGACGCCGGCACTGGCAGCTGCCGAGCGAACGCGCGAGGCGGTGGTACAGGTGTTTCTGCAGCGTCCCGGGCTGCTCACCAAGGTGGAGCGTATCGAGGTGATGGAGCTGCTCGGTGCGTCGTACGCGAACGATAAGGATAACTACAGCTTGGTGAAAGCCTTCCACTATCTGCTTTCGGCAATGGAGCTTAG ATACGAAGATCCGGACAACATCATCCGCAAGCCATTCTTTGAGCCCGTTCCCGCCTACGAGCACTGGGTCGAGTGTCAGACGCTGCAGGATCTGCTCGCCATCCGCTACAATCACAACTCGCTGCACATGGAATCACTTACGATCCGTGAGCGCATTCTCGGCCAAAATCCGGAGGTAGCACATGCCATCGTCTTCCGCGGCGCAATCTGTGCCGACAATGGGCGGTTCGATCGGTGTGAAAGCCTGTGGCTGCATGCACTTCGTCTGCGCCAGCAGAACGGGCTGCAGGTGCAGCGCGATCTGCTCCGCTTCGTGCAACTGTTCTCGCAAGAGTATTCGATCAACGAAACGATACGATTCGACAGTGTGATCGCGGTGCTCGGTGCGTGTGTCGATGAGCTGCGCTACAATCAGCAAAAGATGGCCAACCCTGGTCCGCGGGAAGATCTGGAAGCGGTGGCAGATAATTATGAGATGAATATCGTGACGGTGCTGTACCTGATTACGATCATTACGAAGCTGCTGCGCAAGGAGCAGTTCGTGCGGACGGAGGAGCAGACGCTGCAGATGTACCAGATGGTGTACCAGCTGAACTTGATGATGGTGCGCTTGAGGGATGATCAGACGTTGCTACATCTAGCGGTGAACGGTGTTACGCCGGTGGATGACTTTCACACTGATGATGTTTGCAG ATTCCCCTGTGCGGACACTGTTAGGCTGCTGCTGAAATGTGGTGCTTCTGTCGATGTGGTCGACAATGATCGAAATACGCCTTTACACACGCTAACTTCAACT CTACAATCGGCTGTGCTGCGTATGCCGGACGCGAATGTAAAAACGGTAGTGAAAGAAATCACGGAAATGTTAATAGAAGCTGGCATTCATCTCGATGCGGTTAACGCGGACGGGTTGAAAGCATCGCaagtgtgtgtgcaaa GCTGTGTTGCCGCGTTCATCAAAAGCTACGAAACACGTGCCATCAATCTGCGCTGCCTTGCGGCACGAGTGATCGCACAGCATCGGATCCCGTACCGGAAGCTAATACCACGCCAGCTGGAAGCCTTTGTACAGCTGCACTGTACACCGAAAAGCTAG
- the LOC120953340 gene encoding uncharacterized protein LOC120953340: protein MIIFLYLILVLAWALLIIILKCKKARAKRLAEQEEMAQPVHVVQIGSNLYDIMSLHRDNYSGVYSCLEHGTIAQHRQRASASVTHSNAAFVGDDGSIYPGNGMVALEPPPSYEEVIRLPAYYPKVETFVPEMVVPPSTGPRPHTVATQPPPVPLHQARGNTMESSTVATISPSAGTGTPAGTQEQPQTDQTVDANGNRIKGVSYTGTTVTIQTANS, encoded by the exons ATGATTATATTCCTCTACCTGATACTGGTGCTGGCCTGGGCGCTACTTATCATCATACTGAAATGCAAGAAGGCACGCGCCAAACGGCTGGCCGAGCAGGAGGAGATGGCACAACCGGTGCACGTGGTACAGATCGGCTCCAACCTGTACGACATTATGTCACTGCACCGGGACAACTACAGCGGTGTGTACAGCTGCCTCGAGCACGGTACGATTGCGCAACACCGCCAGCGTGCCTCGGCCAGCGTCACCCACTCGAATGCGGCCTTCGTCGGTGACGATGGTTCCATCTATCCAGGAAACGGGATGG TCGCCCTGGAACCACCTCCATCGTACGAGGAAGTGATACGGCTTCCGGCCTACTATCCCAAGGTGGAAACGTTCGTGCCGGAAATGGTCGTTCCACCGTCGACGGGACCGCGTCCCCACACGGTCGCCACCCAACCGCCGCCGGTTCCGCTGCATCAAGCGCGCGGCAACACAATGGAATCTAGCACGGTGGCAACGATTTCCCCGTCGGCTGGGACAGGAACGCCAGCTGGGACGCAAGAACAACCGCAGACGGACCAGACGGTCGATGCCAATGGGAATCGTATCAAAGGTGTCTCGTACACCGGAACTACCGTCACGATACAGACTGCAAACTCGTAA